The Cynocephalus volans isolate mCynVol1 chromosome 1, mCynVol1.pri, whole genome shotgun sequence region ATTTTATAGTGATATGTTAAGTTCATAGTGCTAGTGCTATACAGGGATATGTTAATGACAATCCCTTGGCTATACTACGTTAAACAGGTCTTCCCAGAAGTCAAGATGAACTCCTCTCCATCCTATAGGCCTGCCCAAAAGTCCAGGCCTCATCAGTAAGTATCCGTGATCCATGATACCAGCCCTCACCACCTTTTATGCTGTGTTCCTGAAACTAACTCAACTCAGTTCAGCTACAAATCTTTGAAAAACAAACTTGTACCAAAAGCAAACTGGTTAAGAGCCATCAATCTCAGAACTCTATAAAATACTATTACTTTTAGCATAGTGTCTACCCAGGCTTGCATTTTGAATAAAAAGGATATTACCAAACAACACAGGAGAAAACCTCGCATAGTAAAGATAGGCCtaaattagaaacattttaaattttatggtttttctcTCATCTCCTCTAGAACTGTCAGATCCACTAAACTCTGGCCTACACAATAACCTAAGATTTCAACTCAGTAGTTTCAAAGTGtattcttataaatttaaattagctgtttaaaattaaaaacacaagaatttgtttttaagaatGGGAAAGTTAAGGATACTTTGGAAGAATCCAAAAGAAAGCCATGTCTGCATGCCATTTGCCAACTTGCAGTAAAGAGAAGTTCTGTGCCTTCCAGTAAAACATTACAGTCCAAAATAGACATGAAGCATGACAAACGACTGGAACTCTACAAAGTCCAGACAATACAACAGTATTGTCTATTTTATTGTCTAACTATGTCGACAATACTATTTGTAGTATGATGCCAAGTGCCCACTTGGGTAGAGAATCCTaaagttgggggaggggagaaatcGCCTTTTTGCAACCATCAGAGTAAAGGCtcattcaggcaagaatcatcaactGCTAATGTAGGGAAAAAGTTTGATAAAGAGCAAATGGTCTTAAATTGCCTCCCCACAGATTAGATAAAAAACATAGTAGTAACTACACAGTGAAGAAATCGAACCTGACTGAGTAATCAAAATTAACACCACAAACAAGGGGGAGATGGACACAATATGCCCTCAGATTTGATGCCCCAAGAAGGACATATAACTCATGTAGTATTCTGTCAGGATCACATGAGCAAACAGACCAAACTAAAACTGAGAACATTCTACTTGGTAAAagaaattacattctttttttttttttggtcgttttttcgtgaccggcactcagccagtgagtgcaccggtcatttctatataggatccgaacccgcggcgggagcgtcgccgcgctcccagcgcagcactctaccgagtgcgccacgggctcggcccagaaattACATTCTTTAAAAGGTCAATatcctataaataaataaataagtaaacaaactgTTCTagagtaaaggagactaagagcTAAGTAACCTGATGCAGTCCTAGCCTGGATATTGTAGTGGAAGACACGACTGAGACAAACAGCATGAGAATACAGACAGCACACTACATCGTATCAAAGTTAAATTTACTGCAGTGGATAACAACTGCAGGATGACAGAGAATGACTTTAGTCTCAGGACATACATGACAACATTTTTAGGGATAAAAGGATCATAATGTATGCAATGTAATATCAAATGGTTTATGGACACACACAGGAGCTGTGAGGGCCAGCAGGCATGTGCAAGCGATAAACCAGAGAGGCCAAATGCTGACTCTAGGTGAAGGAGACTTGGgtgtttttgtactttttgtgCAACTTTTCCTCTAAGCTTGAAatcatttccaaataaaatgtaaaaagtacaAAAGAATGCCCCTGCTCGACCTTCTATTGCAGACTCAGAAAGCTGTTCAAATTTCTGGCAGCATTCCTGCTGGTGTGCCTCAGCCAACTTGacatctttgctttttaatcGGGCCTTATCCAGAGCTTTGTTTGAATTCTCATAGTCAATCAGGGCCTTGGTGCGTCTGTACAAGAGATCCTGAGAAGAAAATGTACAGGTACAATATAAAAAATCTCCAGAAAACGGAATAGGAGCACTAAATATCTAAACCagtctagggctggctggttagctcagctgcgTAGAgtacagtgttacaacaccaaggtcaaggattcagatccctgtaccagccaaccaccaaaaagacacaaaaaaactTAACCAGTCCAAAAAATAACCTAAGTATTCACAGTACCAATCAATGCACTGTCTGAAACATTAAATGGCAAGAATCTACCTCTACATCTCCCctcccattattatttttttatttccagatttAGCAGGGATGAAcaactgtcttagtccattttctgttgctcattaacacaataactgaaactgggtactccataaagaaacaatttatttcttacagttctggaggcttgaagcCCGAAGCTGATAAGCACACATcaggtgagggctctcttctgggaggagactctctgcagagtccctagGTGGCACAGTGTATCAAGTGGCAAGAGAGTAAGAGTGTGTTCATGTGCTAACTCagttcttccttcctcttctaccTCTCAACATTGCCACAACCGGGATTAAACTTCAGCATGAGTTTTTGGAGAGGATATTCAAATCATAGCAACAACTCTTATAGCACTGTTAAAAAgttttttcagaattatttataGGCATCAGGTGAAAAAATCCAGAGTGAAAAATGAAggatttttttctggttgttcaaTAATTGAAGGTAAATTCAGAAATGTAAACACTGAGTATGAAAACACATGTACAAATTATAGCTGTGTGAGTCAAATGGAATACTGCCAGACTGCAACTGGGCAGAGAGTAAGGTAGTAAGAAACATATAACAATATCCTGCAAAAATCCTACATCTGGTAATCTACCCTGGGGAAGCAGCTAATCTTAAAGATTCTTTGCAATCTTATAGCCAAGTAAGTAGATAAAATTGTCAATgatgatacatgtatacaatggactatgcagtttttaaaaactgttgaaGACTGCTACCATGGcttaaatgtgtcccccccaaattcataatcCTTCTGTCCTCATGATTGGATGAACAAGAGTTCTGCCCTCAAGAAAGGATCACTCTCATAGGAATGGGTTTGTTACCACGGGAGTGGATTTTCCATAAGAGCAAGCTCTCTTGTGCTTGCCCTCcaccatgttatgatgcagcaagaaggccctcaccagatgccaatgCCATgctcctggacttcccagcctcagaaccatgagctaaataaacttttcttgataaattacccagtctgtggtattgttataggaacagaaaatagactaCAACAACTGGCAAAATAACTGTTGAAGCTGGGTGAAAACTATTATATCTTCTTTTGCGTATACACGAAAAACTTAAAACTATAACAGTCTAAAGTGTATAAAAAGTATCCAAAAATAAGTCTAAGAAAACATGTCAAAAGTCACATTAACTAAAAATTatactatggggaaaaaaataaattttcacttcCTGATGACATTTCCCTTTATTATATATACCTTAGTCTGTACATCATTATATGTTGCCTGATTTAATACGTTTCATGTAAAACTAATTTAAACATGTTTGGGGCAGTGTAGACAGTGAAGAATGCATGTTTCATTCTCAAAGGTTATTCTGCTTATCACTTGTCTTACCTTTCATAAGTAATGCTTCACAGCAGTGGCAGGGGTAGCTGTAATTCAATAAAATCCACAAATCCCAAAACCTTTTCTGACTCAGAAATAGCCCTTTTGGTATGTTATGCCCCACATCCAATAACCTACAATATTCAAAACTATCATCTATCTATTCTGCACCAAACTTTAAGGATACAATGTCATGAAAGACTGATAaattcctctctcttcctcctgagAATAACTCCCCCTGctttttggtgggggtgggggtgtgttgggggcggggggggtgacatctggccagtatggggatccaaaccctagaccctggtgttatcaacaacatgctctaaccaaatgaattAACTGGCTAGCCCAACTTTCCTTTTTAACAAAAAGAATATATCTCTAATGTTACACTTCTGGTAATGGCAAAGTGGTCTTGCACTGCTCTGGTGAGTTCAACAATTTCTTGTCTTACCTTAGCGGCCTCTATGTTGAGCATGTAGTATCGGAGAAGCTCTGTCAGCTTTAAATCTTCATCTGAAGAGACTCGACCCTCCACTTtctatttaaaaaagtaaaggtCACCATCAAGGCAGAAATCTACAGATTATAAAACATATGAAGACTAACACAAAAATCCTTACCCTAAGTTTTTCAAATAGCTCAGCAACCTTCAATAGGTACctgaaaatatacatatgattTTGGTTTTAGGTTTTAACTCATTTACGATAAGACATGGATGAGTAAACTAGCCTTTGGTACTTTAGAATTACCAAAATAGTGCTTTCATTTCAACTGATccaaagcaacagagaaaatgGTTATAAAATTGAGCACATTTACAGTGCCACACTCATCAGCATCATCCTCTTGGTGCCCCTTCAGCTATCCTGCCACATGTCCAGGATAATTCTTACCAAATGCCAATCCTTTGCTAACCAAGGACCATGGCTGTCACAACGCAATTAATATGTTACTACTTCACCTTGATTCTGCCATTAGCCTGACTTTCAATTTCAAGTCAGAAATAAAACGACTTATTATACCAAGTGTAGGTGTTAAGTAGAATACTGCCTCATACCAGAAATGCCCAGAATGAAGAAACtgtaaaaacatatataaaagtaaGTGCAAGATCAGATGGCGGTTATGTTATTCTCATGACCACCATAACCACATCTCTTCAAAAAGTCCAGAGCATCACTAGGCAAAATGTCAAGCACCAATTGCCAGAAGACATAAGGCAAACTTCTTTCAAAAACAACTCCAAAATTAAATCaacaagaaaactgaaacatTTAAATTTGACAGAATAAAGGTATTAATACCAACATGTTATGGCACTTCAACACCTACCACATTTGTTCATCTATAGAAGAGCCATCTAAGTCCCCTACGACTGTCTTATGTTTTATTTGAGTGCTGGAAACTATCTTTGATGAGCTTATACTTCACAACAGAACTGAAACAATGAGTCATTACTCATTATGCTTTCCAACAAAAACTTACTTTTTGATGACTGTGGGCTCTTGTAAAGCCAGGCTGTGCAAGCAGGCTGCAGTGTGGATATAGTCATCAGCAACATCTGTAGAAACAAGGACAGTCCTTTTTACATGAACAGAGACAGGCACATTAGCAAAGTTTTAAGTGGCTAGAGAGTGAACGGTATTTACTTTTATGAGATCTGGTCATCTTGTCAGCTTTTGCACAGGAATCCTTGATCCTATTGTAATAATTAATAAGAAAGTTCTTCTCTTGCTCAAAGAAGTCATCTACCTcctaaaaaggaggaaaaattaaAGTTAAGAAGCAGAAATTCCAAGAATGTGAATATGTATTCTGTATTAGAAGAAACATTATAGCAAATAACCTCATGAATAAGAAGTTAAAACTTTTACAGATCAGGGAATTACAAATTCTTAAGATACTATTTCACACCCATGACTGGCAAAAATCAAAGGCTAACAGGAAATGTCAATAGAGAGAACGATTTCAAAGAGCAATTTGGCAATGACCAGTAAAACTCTGGTATCCTGTCTAAGACCCATCAATTCTATTGCTACTGCAGTGGTTCTGCCATGTAGGACATTGCCACCAGCCTTGGATATCTGCATTTGTAATATGGGTGGGGGATTCTTTCGAATTTGGTTGGTTTCGGGCTGGGAGGCAATACTGACATCTGGTGggcactggccagggatgccaaACATCCCACAATGCCTGGATAGAGGATAGTTCCACACACCTTAAACTGCACCAAGGGAAAGAGAGTTCCAAAATTCCGACAATGCTCCCTCTACTAAGCATTGTCTGTTTTCAGGGCTCCCTACCCAAGCCCTGGCGTGACAAAGCCGGACACCACAGATAGTACTGCAAAGGTAACTAACACAGTTTAAAAAGAGGGGGAAGGCCTGGGGAGTGAAGAAATAAATCCCACGTATGAGGGTAATGAGAGacttgtatattaatttttactttctagAATAGCACTATCCAATAGAAATAAAACGTGAGCCACAcatgccatttaaaaattttctagtagcctcaataaaaagtaaaaaagacacaggaaaataattttagtatTATACTTAATACAGTACGTCCAAAATcatttcaacacacaaaaatgttaCTGAGACATttactattcttttctttgaacTAAGTCCTTGAAATCCAGTAtgtaaataagtttaaaatttggTTCCTTAAATTGTGCCAGCTAAGCTACAGGTCAAATGCTCACCTGCCACTTGTGGCCACCATACTGACAGTGTACTTCTGGGAACGGCATGAAATACTAACCTGGTAgcttactctctttttaaaattatttgagtaAGCTCCTTACAGAAAAGGAGTAAATGAAGACTTGAATGTGGAAAGGTTCATGTCACCTCTCCTGTGAGAGAGGCAAGgtgttttggaaaaataaatgaaaactgaatgagaagagaaaataaccaaaattgaagaaaatttacatttcttaaaAGTTTATACCATCTGTTTCACAGATACCTCTTCCAAAGAATGTGCAAAAGGTCACCTATTCCCACTTACCTTAACTCCAGAAAAAAGAACTTCATCAGCACTTTTCACCACACTTTTGAAAAATCCACCAAACATCTCTTTGGTATTTTTCCGCCTGACACTTagctaaaggaagaaaattccaaaagaacagtttatgatatatatttttctaggtTCTCCTAAAGAAGTATTGAATTACATTCCAAGTAATACTTTTTACAAGTACAGGCACATACATAAGGTATCTTTAATTCCGTCTTAACCACCAAGTCTAAAATATCTGATAGGAtaggtcggttagctcagttggttagagcacggtgctgataaaataTCTAATAAATGGCTAAACGTAAACACAGGTCATCTCATTCTAAAAGGTTGGAGATATGTGAAAACAATCCAAGTGCTAAGTCTTAGTGGCTTTTAAATCCTTGGTAGAGTTACCGTTCTGATCTACAGATTAAAAGACACtgaaggggccagcccatggctcactcgggagaacatggtactgataacaccaagaccacgggttcggatcccatatagggatggccggttcgctcactgggtgagcatggtgctgacaacaccaagtcaagggttaagatccccttattggtctttttaaaaaaaaaaaaaaaaaaaaaaagacactgaagaaaTGTCTAAATCGGGGCTTATCTCACACATACTAAATAGCAAGaaatatactgattttttttaaaaaaagcatccAAGTCTCCTTTCAACAAAATGGGTAGCcgagaaggaaataaatgtagATCAATTTAAGTTCCATCTATAATCCCTAACTTAACTGAGGGAGCTAGTCTTTGGAAGGGGGaaaaagtcaaatttttaaagcagtttcaCAAAAAAGACTTACAGAGTGGATCTATGAGTAAGAGGGGTGTCTATGAGTAAGATGTCATTGAAAAAGGCTTCCAaaaaggctggctggttgctcagttcattagagtatggtgctgataacatcaggtccagggttcaacccctgtaccagccagccaccaaataaataattcaaatttttttttaaaagcttccatTGTGTTGGTAAGAAATTCAGAACTTTTATAAATTAAGTCAATTTCTCAGAAAGCAGAAAATGCTTTTTTAcagtatagttttaaaatatataaaaatatatatacatttataacttgtcatggaaatgaaaaaaaaaatgccttacaTCCTGATCATATTCCAGGAAAACATGAAAGTTGCGATCTTTACTGAGAACAGGGTGAGAAGAAAGTCGCTGAAGAAAGACTTCATGGGAGGACACAGTCTTCTTAAAGACAGCCAGATACTCACTAAAAAGAGATGGGCACACGGTACTCAGTTAGCATCACTCAACTACCTAACCAACACAGCTctacttttaacttttctttttttaactctaCTTTTCTGCTCATGCCATTACATAAAATACTGCAACTGGACCAAAACAACATTTTGGTATAGTTTGGTATCTAGTTAGGTAATAATGGCATTGCACTTTTGGAATCCACATCAATGAAGAAGGAAAGTGATGGATTTGACAGTTCATTTAcacacagatttttttccaaCCAACATGGATAAAAATAGAGTATCTGTGGGATGCAGAACCTGCATACTGTATTAGGAGAGCCAACTTTTCATATACCCAGGGTTCCACAGGGCCAACTGCAGGACTAAAGTATCCTTGGATTTTGATATACAAGGTGGGTCCTAGAATCAATCCCCTGCAGGTACCAAAGGACAACTAGTTGAAGAATATCTGGTACAAATTTTTCAGTTCTCTATAATACAAACCTACAACTAAGacacagaataaagaatccatttttgtttgaaataattaaattatgaCAAGATTGAAATACACTGCCTGTGAACCTGGACTTTCAAACCATTAATGTGGTTATTCAGAATGCTTCTCCATAACAGCATTCACTTACAATCTCATTTCTCCTATACTCCTAGTAACCTAACTTCAAAGAAAGCTTTGtacattataatttttcaagCTGCTAATAAAGACAAAAAGGTTTATTTCCTCATTATGCCAGACCACTATTCCCTTAGTAAGTACAGTCTTAAAACTAGTCTATCCAATGTCAATAGCCTACAAGGAATTAATGTCTGAAGCACAAAGACTATGTCCCATGCTCTGCAAAATGTAGTTCTacggctagctggttagctcagctggttagagcgtaatgttacaacatcaaggtcaagagttcagaaccctgtactggccagctaccacccctccaaaaaaagtaattttagaaaACAGCATTAACAACGAATTAACAGCTATACctataaaaaaattagttttcagGTTCTTCTACTTATTTCTGTATGCAGCACCACCATTTTTCTACTTCTCAAAATATAGAGTCCATTAAGAAAATGCTTACGCTTCCAGTTCTTGCTTCATCTTGGCAAATTCTTCTTTCGTCATGGACCCTTCACCTTCTCCCAGCTTCTGCATCTTCTCTCGAGGGCCATCAAAGTCGGGCTTTGTAGGCGCGGGTGGAATCTGCAGCAGAGGCAGGTAACTCACTGAGCCTCTTCCTCATTCAACTCTTTGCTGGTGCACAAGAGATGGCCACCCCAGTGGGGATGTCCACAAGTCAACTACTGTTTTTTCTTAACCTTATTTCTTCTGGCCATTTAAAAGTTAAGTATCCTCCTCACAGCTGGGCATTCATTTTGACTGCAATTATTTGTTCAGTTTACCCAGTACAGACAAGTGTCTATACTGCTTCAATGTTGGCTTAAAGCTAGTATGTATAACCAATGCTAAAAACCAATGATTAACTATCAAAATTATAGCCTCCAGAtttcaaaaggattttttttttctaattccaaagGATAACCAAAGGACTCTGATTTTGAATGAACAGACAATCCCAAACACAAGCTTCTGTACTAATTTTGCTTAATTATTAAGCTATCTCCATTTGGACAGATTCTTCAAAATGCTTGGCAGGACAAGACATACTTATTTACCTTTAAAATCAGTAAAGTCTCTGTTCCTGCAGCCAAGAATTAACTCTCAAGGGCTGACAACTGTCTCCTTGAGCATTTCTGAGAAATCTTATTGCATAACATCAAAAATACAGTTGATTTCCTAGAAATCAACTCTGAAAGATAATGCcagagaaaaaaacccaaaaacctaaAGGTAGATTAAGACTTAAATTATTAACCGTTTACCCTTTTATAACATACAGAAAGTAAGCCTGTATGCTTCATCCCATAGCTGTTAACACTATTCTCCACATGTATTTCAGACTTTACCAGTTACAGAATTAGCAAATACTCTGGTAGGCAGATGAAATCAGACTTTTCACAACCCATTATAAAAAGTGGGTAAGGAGCTCTCACTGgggagagagcatggtgctggtaacaccaaggtcaagggttcaaatctccatactggccagccacccccaaaaaaaagaaagaaagaaaaaagaaaaaaatgtaaataaataaataaataaatagtaaagtgGGTAAAAGTCAAAAGATACTCACAATAAGCCCAGCATAGTCTGTTGTTTCAATAAGAGTGTCGTGTAGCCACACAAAGTCTTCATGTTGCCTTGTAACAGAAAACTCTGGACTCTGAAACGTAGGCAATGTGGTCTGTAAAGAAAGGAGGGACAACTTA contains the following coding sequences:
- the SNX5 gene encoding sorting nexin-5, with product MAAVPELLQQQEEDRSKLRSVSVDLNVDPSLQIDIPDALSERDKVKFTVHTKTTLPTFQSPEFSVTRQHEDFVWLHDTLIETTDYAGLIIPPAPTKPDFDGPREKMQKLGEGEGSMTKEEFAKMKQELEAEYLAVFKKTVSSHEVFLQRLSSHPVLSKDRNFHVFLEYDQDLSVRRKNTKEMFGGFFKSVVKSADEVLFSGVKEVDDFFEQEKNFLINYYNRIKDSCAKADKMTRSHKNVADDYIHTAACLHSLALQEPTVIKKYLLKVAELFEKLRKVEGRVSSDEDLKLTELLRYYMLNIEAAKDLLYRRTKALIDYENSNKALDKARLKSKDVKLAEAHQQECCQKFEQLSESAIEELINFKRKRVAAFRKNLIEMSELEIKHARNNVSLLQSCIDLFKNN